From Parafrankia irregularis, the proteins below share one genomic window:
- a CDS encoding NAD(P)H-dependent amine dehydrogenase family protein, translating to MSKLRVVQWTTGKTGTAAVRGLVGHPALELVGCYAYSPEKVGRDVGELAGIAPIGVTATDDVEALLALKPDCVAYMAYRPDFDQLDRILSAGVNIVSTMYMLAGAGYGEDVRDRLAAACERGRSSLYTTGVYPGHMGMTVLAASAMCTRIDRISMLESLDMSGYANERMFRAMSIGLDPDDPAAPGMIEVNCGSFKEQIRVLAQALAIELDEVRFTAEFAAATDDVDFGFMKLEKGQISGFKGVIAGISGGRSVIECRFVWKVGDQMTPNWPVEDGYVLEIEGDPGVQVRLAPIGSAHFASAGPTAMPAINAIPHVVAAAPGIVNHGDLPFVTGRHLLNRENV from the coding sequence ATGAGCAAGCTGCGTGTCGTTCAGTGGACGACAGGAAAGACGGGGACCGCCGCTGTCCGCGGGCTGGTCGGGCATCCGGCGTTGGAGCTGGTCGGCTGCTACGCCTACTCGCCGGAGAAGGTCGGCAGGGACGTCGGCGAGCTGGCCGGGATCGCGCCGATCGGCGTCACGGCGACCGACGACGTCGAGGCGCTGCTGGCGCTGAAGCCGGACTGCGTCGCCTACATGGCCTACCGGCCGGATTTCGACCAGCTCGACCGGATCCTGTCAGCCGGGGTGAACATCGTGTCCACGATGTACATGCTCGCCGGCGCCGGTTACGGCGAGGACGTCCGCGACCGGCTCGCGGCGGCCTGCGAACGCGGCCGGTCCTCGCTTTACACGACTGGCGTCTACCCCGGGCACATGGGAATGACCGTGCTGGCGGCGAGCGCGATGTGCACCCGGATCGACCGGATCTCGATGCTGGAGTCACTCGACATGAGCGGCTATGCCAATGAGCGGATGTTCCGCGCGATGAGCATCGGGCTGGACCCCGACGACCCGGCCGCCCCCGGCATGATCGAGGTCAACTGCGGGTCCTTCAAGGAGCAGATCCGCGTCCTCGCGCAGGCCCTCGCGATCGAGCTCGACGAGGTCCGGTTCACCGCCGAGTTCGCCGCCGCGACCGACGACGTCGACTTCGGATTCATGAAGCTGGAGAAGGGCCAGATCTCGGGCTTCAAGGGTGTCATCGCCGGCATTTCCGGTGGCCGGTCGGTGATCGAGTGTCGCTTCGTCTGGAAGGTTGGCGACCAGATGACGCCGAACTGGCCGGTCGAGGACGGCTACGTCCTGGAGATCGAGGGCGACCCCGGTGTCCAGGTACGGCTCGCGCCGATCGGCAGCGCCCACTTCGCCTCGGCCGGGCCGACCGCGATGCCCGCGATCAACGCGATTCCCCATGTCGTCGCCGCGGCCCCGGGCATCGTCAACCACGGCGACCTGCCGTTCGTCACCGGCCGCCACCTGCTGAACCGCGAGAACGTGTAG
- a CDS encoding FAD-binding protein: MREGSDETNWAGNIVYRAERWAAPTSVEELCEIVAACDQARPVGTRHSFNTIADTAGTLISTTRLPALFRLDADAREVTVSAGTRYGDLARELDARGWALRNLGSLPHICVAGACATATHGSGDRNGNLATSVVALDLVTALGDVVTVRRDVDRDFAGHVVALGALGVVVAVTLAIVPTFRVRQNVYQGLARAALLDHLDEIFAVAYSVSVFTTWCSDSSLLWVKQRVDAVDEAAPAPGEMFGAGALLHPVHPICGLDPIHTTRQLGVAGPWHERLPHFRAGFTPSAGNELQSEYFVSRDRAAAAVEAIHQIGEQIRPALHVSELRSIASDDLWLSPTHGRAAISLHFTWRPAEAAVTRAVAAVERQLAPFEPRPHWGKIFTLPAETIRAAYPRVADFTALAERHDPTGVFRNTFLANTLGLT; encoded by the coding sequence ATGCGTGAGGGCTCGGACGAGACCAACTGGGCCGGGAACATCGTCTACCGGGCAGAACGGTGGGCCGCGCCGACGTCCGTCGAGGAGCTGTGCGAGATCGTGGCCGCCTGTGATCAGGCCCGGCCTGTCGGCACACGTCACTCGTTCAACACGATCGCGGACACGGCGGGGACGCTCATCTCGACCACCCGGCTGCCTGCCCTGTTCCGGCTCGATGCCGACGCGCGTGAGGTCACCGTGAGTGCCGGGACCCGCTACGGCGATCTCGCCCGCGAGCTGGACGCGCGGGGCTGGGCGCTGCGGAACCTCGGCTCGCTGCCCCACATCTGTGTCGCCGGTGCGTGTGCGACGGCGACGCATGGCTCCGGTGACCGTAACGGGAATCTGGCGACTTCCGTCGTCGCGCTTGATCTGGTCACCGCGTTGGGTGACGTCGTCACGGTTCGCCGGGATGTGGACCGCGACTTCGCCGGTCATGTCGTCGCACTCGGTGCGCTGGGGGTGGTCGTGGCGGTGACGCTCGCGATCGTGCCGACGTTCCGTGTTCGTCAGAACGTCTACCAGGGCCTGGCGCGCGCCGCGTTGCTGGACCATCTCGACGAGATCTTCGCCGTGGCCTACAGCGTCAGCGTCTTCACGACCTGGTGCTCCGACTCATCCCTGCTGTGGGTGAAGCAGCGGGTCGATGCGGTCGACGAGGCCGCTCCGGCGCCGGGGGAGATGTTCGGGGCCGGAGCACTGCTCCATCCGGTCCACCCGATATGCGGCCTCGACCCGATCCACACCACGCGACAGCTTGGCGTTGCCGGCCCTTGGCATGAACGACTGCCGCATTTCCGGGCGGGCTTCACCCCCAGCGCCGGAAACGAGCTGCAGTCGGAGTACTTCGTCTCCCGCGACCGCGCCGCCGCGGCGGTTGAGGCGATCCACCAGATCGGCGAGCAGATCCGGCCAGCCCTGCACGTCAGCGAACTGCGCTCGATCGCCTCCGACGATCTGTGGCTCAGCCCCACCCACGGCCGCGCGGCGATCAGCCTGCATTTCACCTGGCGGCCGGCCGAAGCCGCCGTCACCCGCGCGGTCGCCGCGGTGGAACGCCAACTGGCCCCCTTCGAGCCGCGCCCGCACTGGGGAAAGATCTTCACTCTGCCCGCGGAGACGATCCGCGCCGCCTACCCACGAGTCGCTGATTTCACCGCGCTGGCCGAACGCCACGACCCGACCGGTGTCTTCCGGAACACCTTCCTGGCGAACACGCTGGGCCTGACCTGA
- a CDS encoding M20/M25/M40 family metallo-hydrolase: MVTTPAGASTGGAEPVVGAAVAEVVRLASELIAIDTTNTGDAERRGSEQPAAEYVAARLAEAGYEPAYVESGGRGRGNVVVRLPGADPARGALLVHGHLDVVPADASEWSVHPFSGEVRDGYVWGRGAVDMKGMLAMMLAVARALRRGGARPPRDLIFAFVADEEAGGFQGARWLVEHRPELFEGATEAIGEVGGFSVTLGAQRDGTPGGPRVYLVQTAEKGSVWLRLRARGTAGHGSLLNEDNAVVKLAAAVSRLGGHRFPLVLTGPVRELLQGLAELTGHPFDERDPQATVARLGGLSRLVGAALRDTANVTMFEAGYKSNVVPSVARATVDGRVLPGREAAFRAEVEAVLGPEIECEWASLPAVETRFGGALVDAMAASLVGEDPGARILPYLLPAATDAKSFQRLGIRTFGFAPLRLPPDLDFTALFHGVDERVPVDALEFGTRVLYRFLLSC; this comes from the coding sequence ATGGTGACCACGCCTGCGGGAGCGTCGACCGGGGGAGCCGAGCCGGTGGTCGGCGCCGCGGTCGCCGAGGTGGTCCGGCTGGCCAGCGAGCTGATCGCGATCGACACCACGAACACCGGCGACGCGGAACGGAGAGGCTCCGAGCAGCCTGCCGCGGAGTATGTGGCGGCGCGGCTGGCGGAGGCCGGGTACGAGCCGGCCTACGTGGAGTCGGGCGGCCGGGGGCGTGGCAACGTCGTCGTCAGGCTGCCCGGTGCCGACCCGGCGCGCGGCGCGCTGTTGGTGCACGGCCATCTGGACGTCGTTCCGGCGGACGCGAGCGAGTGGTCCGTGCACCCGTTCTCCGGCGAGGTGCGGGACGGCTACGTCTGGGGGCGCGGCGCGGTCGACATGAAGGGCATGCTGGCGATGATGCTGGCCGTCGCCCGCGCCCTGCGGCGTGGTGGCGCCCGCCCGCCGCGCGACCTGATCTTCGCGTTCGTCGCCGACGAGGAAGCCGGCGGGTTTCAGGGCGCCCGGTGGCTGGTGGAGCACCGCCCGGAGCTGTTCGAGGGCGCCACCGAAGCGATTGGCGAAGTCGGCGGGTTCTCGGTCACGCTCGGCGCCCAGCGGGACGGCACACCCGGCGGACCTCGGGTGTATCTGGTGCAGACCGCGGAGAAGGGCTCGGTGTGGCTGCGGCTACGAGCACGTGGAACGGCTGGCCACGGCTCGTTGCTGAACGAGGACAACGCGGTCGTCAAGCTCGCCGCCGCGGTCAGCCGGCTCGGCGGGCACCGGTTTCCGCTCGTCCTCACCGGACCGGTGCGCGAACTGCTCCAGGGCCTGGCGGAGCTGACCGGGCATCCGTTCGACGAGCGTGACCCGCAGGCCACGGTCGCCCGGCTGGGTGGCCTGTCGCGCCTGGTGGGAGCTGCGCTGCGGGATACGGCCAACGTCACGATGTTCGAGGCCGGCTACAAGTCGAACGTCGTGCCGTCAGTGGCGCGGGCCACCGTCGACGGCCGCGTGCTGCCCGGTCGGGAGGCCGCGTTCCGGGCGGAGGTCGAGGCTGTTCTCGGGCCGGAGATCGAATGCGAATGGGCGAGCCTGCCCGCGGTTGAGACCAGGTTCGGTGGCGCGCTGGTGGACGCGATGGCCGCGTCGCTGGTCGGCGAGGATCCGGGTGCGCGGATCCTGCCCTACCTGCTTCCGGCCGCGACCGACGCGAAGTCGTTCCAGCGTCTCGGTATTCGCACGTTCGGGTTCGCGCCGCTGCGGCTGCCCCCCGACCTCGATTTCACCGCCCTGTTCCATGGCGTCGACGAACGGGTTCCGGTCGACGCGCTCGAGTTCGGCACCCGCGTCCTGTACCGCTTCCTCTTGTCATGCTGA
- a CDS encoding SDR family NAD(P)-dependent oxidoreductase produces MFKHRYGPWAFIAGASMGIGRALSLEAAARGLNVVMNARGAETLAATAAEVRATHGVQVRELAADLTDPKIGEIVAAATDDLEIGLFVYNAAVAPIGLFLTHPLELQLRSVQANCATPLILLNLFAPKMVARGRGGISLVSSTGGTQGAVTSATYNAGKAFEWILAESLWGELGDHGVDVTAMLVGATASPNFNAFKDTLDPELCNRADSEDLLDRMRNGLFNPAEPETVATSLYDGLPNGPVTWAKPLDEWITTRSLAMPRGEVTLTWRALMETSTRPPERQAR; encoded by the coding sequence ATGTTCAAGCACAGGTACGGGCCGTGGGCCTTCATCGCCGGCGCGTCGATGGGCATCGGCCGGGCGCTTTCCCTGGAGGCGGCGGCCCGTGGGCTGAACGTCGTGATGAACGCCCGCGGTGCCGAGACGCTTGCCGCGACCGCCGCGGAGGTGCGGGCGACGCACGGCGTGCAGGTGCGCGAGTTAGCCGCGGACCTGACCGATCCGAAGATCGGCGAGATCGTGGCCGCGGCGACGGACGATCTGGAGATCGGACTGTTCGTGTACAACGCGGCGGTGGCGCCGATCGGGCTGTTCCTCACCCATCCGCTCGAGCTGCAGCTGCGGTCGGTGCAGGCGAACTGCGCGACGCCGCTCATCCTGCTCAACCTGTTCGCGCCGAAGATGGTGGCGCGCGGCCGGGGTGGGATCTCCCTGGTCAGCTCCACCGGCGGCACGCAGGGCGCCGTCACCAGCGCCACCTACAACGCGGGCAAGGCCTTCGAGTGGATCCTCGCCGAGTCGCTGTGGGGCGAGCTCGGCGACCACGGTGTGGATGTCACCGCGATGCTCGTCGGTGCGACCGCGTCGCCGAACTTCAACGCCTTCAAGGACACCCTCGACCCGGAGCTGTGCAACCGGGCCGACTCGGAGGATCTGCTCGACCGGATGCGCAACGGCCTGTTCAACCCGGCCGAGCCGGAGACGGTGGCCACGTCGCTGTACGACGGGCTGCCGAACGGGCCGGTGACCTGGGCCAAGCCCCTCGACGAGTGGATCACCACCCGGTCGCTGGCCATGCCGCGCGGCGAGGTCACCCTGACCTGGCGGGCGCTCATGGAGACCTCGACCCGCCCGCCCGAGCGGCAGGCCCGGTAG